A window of the Eleutherodactylus coqui strain aEleCoq1 chromosome 8, aEleCoq1.hap1, whole genome shotgun sequence genome harbors these coding sequences:
- the NDUFAB1 gene encoding acyl carrier protein, mitochondrial, whose translation MASRVLCVCVRSALRPLPRRRLPALSTSACRPRSSLVRAAAAASVLASQVSGSLYQPCRQYSGPPPLTLDGISERVLYVMKLYDKVDPEKLSINSHFMKDLGLDSLDQVEIIMAMEDEFGFEIPDVDGEKLMTPQEIVDYIADKKDVYE comes from the exons ATGGCGTCCCgtgtcctctgtgtgtgtgtccgcTCGGCGCTGCGCCCCCTGCCCCGCCGCCGCCTGCCTGCACTGAGcacctccgcctgcaggccgcgCTCGTCCCTGGTCAGAGCTGCAGCCGCCGCCTCGGTCCTCGCCTCACAG GTCTCTGGCTCCTTATATCAGCCGTGTCGCCAGTACAGCGGCCCCCCTCCGCTCACTCTGGATGGGATCTCCGAAAGAGTTTTATATGTAATGAAGTTGTACGATAAAGTTGACCCAGAAAAG CTATCAATCAACTCGCACTTCATGAAAGACCTTGGACTGGATAGTTTGGACCAAGTTGAGATCATAATGGCAATGGAGGATGAGTTTG GCTTTGAGATTCCTGATGTCGATGGCGAGAAGCTGATGACCCCACAGGAGATTGTAGATTACATTGCAGATAAAAAGGATGTGTATGAGTGA